A single window of Lentimicrobiaceae bacterium DNA harbors:
- a CDS encoding sugar kinase has protein sequence MSLVVVGTVAFDAIETPFGKTDKILGGAGTFIGLAAGKLKVDAKIVSVIGGDFPQEYLDLLNANGVETSGIEIIREGKTFFWSGRYHNDMNSRDTLATELNVLADFNPVLPESYKSAEFLMLGNLTPQIQKSVIEQFPVRPRLIVMDTMNYWMDSAWDDLIEVIGMVDVLTINDEEARQLSGEYSLVKAARKILTMGPQYLVIKKGEHGALLFHKDSVFFAPALPLEDVFDPTGAGDTFAGGFIGYIAKTGDISFENMKRAIICGSAMASFTVEKFGTEGLQSIHNGVLNDRIRQFSDLVQFDIDLVD, from the coding sequence CCTTTCGGAAAAACCGATAAAATTCTCGGCGGTGCAGGAACCTTTATCGGACTTGCAGCCGGAAAACTTAAAGTTGATGCAAAAATTGTCTCCGTAATCGGTGGCGATTTCCCTCAGGAATATCTTGATTTGTTAAATGCCAACGGCGTTGAAACATCAGGAATAGAAATCATCAGGGAAGGCAAAACATTTTTCTGGTCGGGCCGCTATCATAACGACATGAATTCGCGCGACACACTGGCCACCGAACTCAACGTACTGGCCGATTTCAATCCGGTACTACCTGAATCATATAAAAGTGCAGAGTTTCTGATGCTGGGCAACCTGACCCCGCAAATTCAGAAAAGCGTAATTGAACAATTCCCGGTAAGACCCAGACTCATTGTAATGGACACCATGAATTACTGGATGGACAGCGCCTGGGACGACCTGATTGAAGTCATTGGCATGGTTGACGTTCTTACCATCAACGACGAAGAGGCGCGTCAGCTCTCGGGAGAATACTCGCTTGTAAAAGCAGCCCGTAAAATACTCACAATGGGACCTCAATATCTGGTTATAAAAAAAGGGGAACACGGAGCCCTGCTTTTCCACAAAGACAGTGTATTTTTTGCTCCTGCCCTGCCGCTTGAAGACGTATTTGACCCCACCGGGGCAGGCGATACATTTGCCGGCGGATTTATTGGCTATATAGCCAAAACAGGTGACATTTCATTCGAAAACATGAAACGTGCCATCATCTGCGGTTCAGCAATGGCGTCATTTACTGTCGAAAAATTCGGCACCGAAGGCCTGCAGTCCATTCACAACGGAGTACTGAACGACAGAATCAGACAATTCTCCGACCTGGTACAATTCGACATCGATCTGGTAGATTAA
- a CDS encoding elongation factor G, whose amino-acid sequence MKVYKTNELRNVVLIGGAKTGKTTLSESMLFEGGLITRRGTVEDKNTVSDYREIELERQNSVSSTVLYLEHKGNKINIIDAPGFDDFIGEVVTGLNVADTAFMVVNAQNGVEVGTEINWRQAAKIGTPIVFLANHLEHENSSFEETLRQLKTQFGGSVIPVQYPVNEGTGFNAIIDLLQQKMLKYPSGGGKAEVLDIPADQKDKAEEMTNELIEAAAENDESLMETFFENGTLTEEELKRGLKLGIQNRGMFPLMCVASKPNFGVDRLLDFTIDYLPAPDEMPGRKTKDGQELKCNATEPTSAFIFKTSIEEHLGEISYFKVYAGEITEAMDLVNGVSNSKERIPQLFAVAGKKREKLEKAVAGDIAATIKLKNSRTNTTLNNPKNSGVVIEPIEYPAPRITMALRPKNTADDEKLGAALTEIQKVDPTLSVEYSKELKQIIMRGQGELHLNIAKWHLENIEKIMIEFYAPKIPYRETITKSAKAMYRHKKQSGGSGQFGEVHMLIQPYTEDMTPQKEFPIRGTEEHSLPWGGKLIFNNCIVGGSIDARFQPAILKGIMEKIEEGPLTGSYARDIVVNIYDGKMHPVDSNELAFKLAGRQAFKEAFKNAGPKILEPIYDVEVMVPADRMGDIMTDLQGRRAIIMGMDSEGNYQKIRAKVPLAEMNRYSTALSSLTSGSGTYSLKFAEYAQVPGDVQTALLKAYEEQEKEEE is encoded by the coding sequence ATGAAGGTTTACAAAACAAATGAGTTAAGGAATGTTGTACTCATAGGTGGTGCAAAAACCGGCAAAACGACCTTGTCGGAATCCATGCTGTTCGAGGGAGGCCTGATAACCAGGCGCGGAACTGTTGAAGATAAAAATACTGTATCGGACTATCGCGAAATTGAGCTGGAGCGCCAGAATTCAGTTTCGTCAACTGTCTTATATCTTGAACATAAAGGCAATAAAATTAATATTATAGACGCCCCGGGTTTTGATGATTTTATAGGTGAAGTTGTTACCGGCCTGAATGTTGCCGACACTGCATTTATGGTAGTTAATGCCCAGAATGGTGTTGAAGTTGGTACTGAAATCAACTGGAGACAAGCCGCAAAAATCGGCACACCCATTGTATTTCTGGCCAACCATCTTGAACACGAAAATTCAAGCTTTGAAGAAACCCTTCGCCAACTGAAAACTCAGTTTGGAGGAAGTGTTATTCCTGTTCAGTATCCTGTAAATGAAGGTACCGGATTTAATGCCATTATCGACCTGCTTCAGCAGAAGATGCTGAAATACCCCAGTGGTGGTGGAAAAGCTGAAGTTCTTGACATTCCTGCTGATCAGAAAGATAAAGCAGAAGAAATGACAAATGAACTGATTGAAGCTGCTGCTGAAAATGACGAATCACTCATGGAAACATTCTTTGAGAATGGCACCCTGACAGAAGAAGAACTCAAACGCGGACTTAAGCTCGGTATTCAAAATCGTGGCATGTTCCCGCTGATGTGCGTGGCTTCAAAACCTAATTTTGGCGTTGACCGTCTGCTCGATTTCACCATTGATTATCTGCCCGCTCCGGACGAAATGCCCGGCCGCAAAACAAAAGATGGCCAGGAACTGAAATGCAATGCCACAGAGCCTACATCTGCCTTTATTTTCAAAACTTCAATTGAAGAACACCTGGGCGAAATTTCCTATTTTAAAGTTTACGCTGGTGAAATTACTGAGGCAATGGACCTCGTAAATGGCGTTAGCAATTCGAAGGAACGCATCCCTCAGCTATTTGCTGTAGCCGGTAAAAAACGCGAAAAACTGGAAAAAGCAGTTGCCGGAGATATCGCAGCTACCATTAAGCTGAAAAACAGCCGTACCAACACTACACTGAACAATCCCAAAAATTCAGGTGTTGTGATTGAACCGATTGAATATCCTGCACCACGTATCACTATGGCTTTAAGGCCAAAGAATACAGCAGATGATGAAAAACTCGGCGCTGCCCTTACCGAAATTCAGAAGGTAGACCCTACCCTCTCTGTTGAATACTCAAAAGAGCTCAAACAAATCATTATGCGTGGTCAGGGTGAATTGCACCTGAACATCGCCAAATGGCATCTCGAAAATATCGAGAAAATCATGATTGAGTTTTACGCTCCGAAAATTCCATACCGCGAAACCATCACCAAGAGTGCAAAAGCCATGTACCGCCACAAAAAACAATCAGGTGGTTCAGGTCAGTTTGGAGAGGTTCATATGCTTATCCAGCCTTACACCGAAGATATGACTCCTCAGAAAGAGTTCCCTATCAGAGGTACTGAAGAGCACAGCCTTCCATGGGGCGGTAAGCTTATCTTCAACAACTGTATCGTGGGAGGTTCTATCGATGCACGCTTCCAGCCGGCCATTCTCAAAGGTATTATGGAAAAAATCGAAGAAGGCCCACTTACCGGATCTTATGCCCGTGATATCGTTGTGAATATTTACGACGGTAAAATGCACCCGGTTGACTCCAACGAGCTTGCATTTAAACTTGCTGGCCGTCAGGCATTTAAAGAAGCATTTAAAAATGCAGGACCTAAAATCCTTGAGCCAATTTATGATGTGGAAGTCATGGTTCCAGCCGATCGCATGGGCGATATCATGACCGACCTTCAGGGTCGCCGCGCCATCATTATGGGAATGGACAGCGAAGGCAATTACCAGAAAATCAGAGCAAAAGTGCCCCTTGCTGAAATGAACCGCTACTCCACCGCCCTGAGTTCACTCACCAGCGGAAGCGGAACATACTCACTCAAGTTTGCTGAATATGCCCAGGTTCCCGGAGATGTTCAGACTGCCCTGCTCAAAGCCTACGAAGAACAGGAAAAAGAAGAAGAATAA
- a CDS encoding glycoside hydrolase family 30 protein — protein sequence MKHLISGIVLIALAQFAMGQNSPQTKPADNSSAVKVYTTAENSQYRLSQTATLAFEKTGQPLETEICVFVDPERTFQTFLGIGGAITDASAETFYKLPAEKQKEVLTAYFDQQKGIGYTLLRTNMNSCDFSSESYTYVNDGDTDLKSFSIDVDKRYKIPLIKQAMVTAGGTLPLFVSPWSPPAWMKTNNNMLQGGKLKPEFYQSWANYYVKYINSLEKEGVPVWGLSIQNEPMAKQTWESCIYTAEEERDFLKKYLGPTMHKAGLAEKNIIMWDHNRDLIYQRAQTYFSDPEVASYAWGIGFHWYEDWSGGLPVFENVRRVQEAFPDENILFTEGCAESFNAERYEAWVLGEEYGRSMIHDFNNGSVGWTDWNILLDEFGGPNHVGNFCFAPMHGNTKTGNLTFTNSYYYIGHFSKFIRPGAKRIIASPSRSQLIATAFKNTDGSVAVVVMNESDKALDYKLWVSGKAVQVNSLPHSIATLVF from the coding sequence ATGAAACACTTAATTTCAGGGATTGTGCTCATCGCGCTGGCACAATTTGCGATGGGTCAGAACAGCCCTCAAACAAAACCAGCAGACAATTCCTCTGCCGTAAAAGTATACACCACAGCTGAAAACAGCCAATACAGGCTTTCGCAAACAGCTACACTCGCGTTTGAGAAAACAGGACAGCCGCTTGAGACAGAAATCTGTGTATTTGTTGATCCTGAGCGGACTTTTCAAACTTTCCTGGGAATTGGTGGTGCCATTACGGATGCATCAGCCGAAACGTTTTACAAGCTTCCGGCCGAAAAGCAAAAAGAGGTGCTAACGGCTTATTTTGATCAGCAAAAAGGCATTGGCTATACACTTTTGCGCACCAACATGAACAGCTGCGACTTCTCAAGCGAAAGCTACACCTATGTCAATGATGGCGACACAGATTTAAAATCATTTTCAATTGACGTGGACAAACGGTATAAAATTCCGCTTATCAAACAGGCCATGGTTACTGCCGGAGGTACTCTTCCCCTGTTTGTCAGCCCGTGGAGCCCCCCGGCCTGGATGAAAACCAACAACAATATGCTGCAAGGCGGGAAACTCAAGCCTGAGTTCTATCAGAGTTGGGCCAATTATTATGTAAAATACATCAACAGCCTTGAAAAAGAGGGTGTACCGGTGTGGGGATTGAGCATTCAGAATGAACCTATGGCTAAACAGACCTGGGAGAGCTGCATTTACACGGCCGAAGAAGAACGTGACTTCCTTAAAAAATACCTCGGCCCTACTATGCACAAAGCCGGACTGGCTGAAAAAAACATCATTATGTGGGATCATAACCGCGACCTGATATACCAACGCGCACAAACCTACTTTTCGGATCCTGAAGTTGCCTCATATGCATGGGGCATAGGCTTCCACTGGTATGAGGACTGGAGTGGCGGACTGCCTGTATTTGAAAATGTACGCAGGGTACAGGAGGCTTTTCCTGATGAAAACATCCTTTTCACCGAAGGCTGCGCCGAAAGTTTTAATGCTGAACGTTACGAAGCATGGGTGTTGGGCGAAGAATATGGCCGCTCCATGATACATGATTTTAATAACGGTTCTGTTGGCTGGACTGACTGGAATATTCTGCTGGATGAATTCGGCGGCCCGAACCACGTGGGTAATTTCTGCTTTGCCCCTATGCATGGGAATACCAAAACAGGAAATTTAACCTTCACCAATTCATATTATTACATTGGTCATTTCTCAAAATTTATCAGGCCGGGCGCCAAAAGAATTATAGCCTCACCCAGTCGCAGCCAGTTGATTGCCACTGCTTTTAAAAACACCGACGGCAGCGTGGCCGTGGTTGTGATGAATGAGAGCGACAAGGCACTGGATTACAAGTTGTGGGTTTCTGGCAAAGCTGTTCAGGTAAACAGTTTGCCCCATTCAATTGCCACGCTGGTATTCTGA
- a CDS encoding 3-ketoacyl-CoA thiolase, translated as MKPHKKIYMVAGYNTISMGTGRKEFNPKKERPGLEHYIKEAGQGTLSQIGGAARVDEGVVGNFMASRFNKQAHLGAFMPMIDEGLKYKPSLRVEGACASGGLALVSAIKSVLSGSAEVVLALGVEVQNTVKAIYGADILAGAGWFARRKAGHAYFFPGQFSDRAGAYYQKIGREKARKAMAKWYSNAVENARLCPTAQEFDNKVADLEAQGLMEPNPKTFTDHLNVFDCSKVSDGASAIAIVTEEGLKRTGIALKDAVEVVAIGHAVDDITSLPGDLTKLTTIAQAAKIALASAGITASQLATVETHDCFSIAGILGMEAIGLAEDGKGADFVLEGHTARNGKIPVNTTGGLIGWGHPTGATGVHQAVTIWEQMTGRAGAAQINIPADKPYGLSINMGGDDKTVVAIVYRKTV; from the coding sequence ATGAAACCACACAAAAAAATATATATGGTTGCCGGATACAATACCATTTCAATGGGAACCGGACGCAAAGAATTTAATCCTAAAAAAGAACGCCCTGGTCTGGAGCACTATATCAAAGAGGCCGGACAAGGAACGCTAAGCCAGATTGGAGGAGCTGCCCGTGTTGACGAAGGCGTGGTTGGTAATTTTATGGCCTCGCGCTTCAACAAGCAGGCACATTTGGGTGCGTTTATGCCAATGATTGATGAAGGTCTGAAATATAAACCCTCGTTGCGTGTGGAAGGGGCCTGTGCTTCCGGAGGCCTGGCACTGGTGAGCGCAATCAAGTCGGTGCTGTCAGGCTCAGCCGAAGTTGTGCTTGCCCTGGGTGTTGAAGTGCAAAACACGGTGAAAGCCATTTACGGCGCTGATATTCTTGCCGGTGCCGGTTGGTTCGCACGTCGCAAAGCCGGACATGCTTACTTTTTTCCGGGGCAGTTCAGCGACAGGGCGGGTGCTTATTATCAGAAAATAGGGCGCGAAAAGGCCCGCAAAGCTATGGCAAAGTGGTACAGCAATGCTGTTGAAAATGCCAGACTTTGCCCAACAGCCCAGGAGTTTGATAATAAAGTTGCTGATTTGGAAGCCCAGGGGTTGATGGAACCCAATCCTAAAACATTTACCGATCACCTGAATGTGTTTGATTGCTCTAAAGTTTCAGATGGCGCCTCAGCCATTGCCATTGTAACAGAAGAGGGATTGAAACGAACTGGTATTGCGCTTAAGGATGCAGTGGAGGTAGTGGCTATTGGTCATGCCGTTGATGATATTACTTCGCTGCCCGGGGATTTAACCAAACTCACCACCATTGCTCAGGCTGCCAAAATAGCTCTTGCATCGGCAGGTATTACAGCCAGCCAGCTTGCTACCGTTGAAACCCACGACTGTTTCAGTATTGCCGGAATCTTAGGAATGGAAGCTATCGGACTGGCTGAAGATGGAAAAGGCGCCGATTTTGTGCTTGAAGGACATACAGCACGTAACGGAAAAATTCCCGTGAATACTACCGGTGGCTTGATTGGCTGGGGACATCCTACCGGAGCTACCGGCGTTCATCAGGCCGTAACTATTTGGGAGCAGATGACCGGCCGTGCTGGTGCTGCACAAATCAACATCCCGGCTGATAAGCCTTATGGTTTATCCATCAATATGGGTGGCGATGATAAAACAGTGGTGGCCATTGTTTACAGGAAAACAGTATAG
- a CDS encoding 3-hydroxyacyl-CoA dehydrogenase family protein produces MNYTERLSNVTVLGAAGKMGSGILLLTALEAADQMLQPANKDKHFVINAVDVTSVALPGLMKYIRAQVLKAAEKKTVLLRNLYAERKDLIENGDIIDAYVNDVMSLIRPGTRMEVAYESTLVFEAVSENAALKTKLFRQINENNPNQPWFFTNTSSVPIGGLNQDAALDGRILGFHFYNPPAVQKLVELITIEANPEGMKEFALQLAKNMRKVIVSSNDIAGFIGNGHFMRDAIYAIQEASKLSSIMPLHEAVYVMNKISQDYLMRPMGIFQLIDYVGVDVVRFILNVMNPYMPDEDLHSALLDELFAKEVKGGQFSDGSQKDGFLKYEKGRPVAVYCAETAEYVAISTFAGKADQWLGAVPATAIPWKNLVKAADRDAVAALAFADYKNSAENGAVLALAYARRSKEIGLKLVSDGVAATSADVNTVLLTGFFHAYGPVNEFVN; encoded by the coding sequence ATGAATTACACCGAAAGACTATCAAATGTAACCGTGCTGGGAGCTGCCGGAAAAATGGGAAGTGGCATTCTGCTCCTGACGGCTCTGGAGGCTGCTGATCAGATGCTGCAGCCTGCCAATAAAGACAAACATTTTGTTATAAATGCCGTAGATGTGACTTCCGTTGCACTTCCCGGGCTGATGAAGTACATCAGGGCTCAGGTGCTGAAAGCTGCCGAGAAAAAGACTGTTTTACTTCGTAATCTTTATGCTGAACGGAAGGATTTAATTGAAAACGGGGATATTATTGACGCTTATGTCAATGATGTGATGAGCCTCATAAGACCCGGAACACGCATGGAAGTTGCCTATGAAAGTACACTTGTATTTGAAGCGGTAAGCGAAAACGCAGCGCTCAAAACCAAGCTTTTCAGGCAGATTAACGAAAACAATCCGAATCAGCCCTGGTTTTTTACCAATACATCGTCCGTTCCCATCGGTGGTTTGAACCAGGATGCTGCACTTGACGGACGAATTCTTGGTTTTCACTTTTACAATCCTCCGGCTGTACAGAAGCTGGTGGAACTGATTACCATTGAAGCCAACCCTGAAGGTATGAAGGAATTTGCGCTTCAGCTCGCCAAAAATATGCGCAAGGTTATTGTTTCATCTAACGATATCGCTGGTTTTATCGGTAATGGCCATTTTATGCGCGATGCTATTTATGCCATTCAGGAAGCGTCCAAACTATCATCCATCATGCCTTTGCATGAAGCTGTTTATGTGATGAACAAAATTAGTCAGGATTACCTGATGCGGCCGATGGGCATTTTTCAACTGATTGATTATGTGGGCGTGGATGTGGTCAGATTTATCCTGAACGTGATGAACCCATATATGCCTGACGAAGATTTGCACAGTGCGCTTCTTGATGAGCTCTTTGCCAAAGAGGTGAAAGGTGGTCAGTTTTCTGACGGAAGCCAGAAAGATGGTTTCCTGAAATATGAAAAAGGACGGCCGGTTGCAGTTTATTGTGCAGAAACTGCTGAATATGTGGCCATAAGCACTTTTGCCGGCAAGGCTGATCAATGGCTTGGCGCTGTTCCGGCAACAGCCATTCCCTGGAAAAATCTGGTAAAGGCAGCCGATCGCGATGCCGTTGCTGCTTTGGCATTTGCCGATTATAAAAATTCAGCCGAAAACGGAGCAGTCCTCGCACTGGCTTATGCCCGCCGGTCGAAAGAAATCGGCCTGAAACTGGTGAGCGACGGGGTAGCTGCTACATCTGCCGATGTAAATACGGTGCTGCTTACCGGCTTCTTTCATGCCTATGGTCCTGTGAACGAATTTGTTAATTAG
- a CDS encoding enoyl-CoA hydratase/isomerase family protein, protein MEYSILKPVIDGHCAILTISRPQALNALNSTFFDEMDRFITEISEVPGIRSLIITGEGKAFVAGADIAEMVHMHPNEARGFSAKGQAVFNRLGQLPFPVIAAVNGFALGGGMELAMACDFRIAASNARFGQPEVNLGLIPGYAGTQRLPRLTNLADALYLLTTGEAITAAEALSMRLVQKVTEPENLLTEARRLAEVIASKGPLAVKLVKEVTRQGVEMSYAAGEELEQTHFGDPFGNEGELGMKAFLEKRKPEWK, encoded by the coding sequence ATGGAATATTCAATCCTTAAGCCGGTTATAGATGGCCATTGTGCCATTTTAACCATCAGCAGACCACAGGCGCTCAATGCGCTCAATTCAACTTTTTTTGATGAAATGGATCGGTTTATTACCGAAATTTCAGAAGTGCCTGGCATTCGCTCTCTTATTATTACCGGCGAAGGAAAAGCCTTTGTGGCCGGCGCTGATATTGCCGAAATGGTTCATATGCACCCGAACGAAGCAAGAGGTTTTTCTGCCAAAGGGCAGGCTGTGTTTAACCGTCTCGGGCAATTGCCCTTTCCGGTAATTGCTGCTGTAAATGGTTTTGCTTTAGGCGGAGGTATGGAACTGGCGATGGCCTGTGATTTCAGAATCGCTGCTTCTAATGCCCGGTTCGGACAACCCGAGGTTAACCTGGGGTTGATTCCAGGTTATGCTGGTACTCAGCGTTTGCCCAGGCTTACCAATCTGGCAGATGCCCTTTACCTGCTTACCACCGGCGAAGCGATTACTGCAGCCGAAGCTCTTTCCATGCGTTTGGTTCAAAAGGTAACCGAACCTGAAAATCTTCTGACCGAAGCCCGTCGCCTGGCCGAGGTGATTGCTTCAAAAGGCCCGTTGGCAGTGAAACTTGTGAAGGAAGTTACCCGTCAGGGAGTGGAAATGAGTTATGCTGCCGGCGAAGAATTGGAGCAAACCCACTTTGGTGATCCTTTTGGCAACGAAGGAGAACTCGGTATGAAAGCATTTCTTGAAAAACGAAAACCAGAGTGGAAGTAA